The genomic interval CAAGGTACTTCTTCACAGTATCCCTGTGGTCCCCCTGAAGCTCGATCGTTTTTCCGTCCTTAACAGTGCCCCCGGATGCGACCTTTCTCTTGAGTTCCTTCGCGATATCCTTGATATTCTCTGATTTGGGATCAATGCCCTCGATTATCGTCATGGTTTTCCCGTATCTTCTCTTATCTACGCTTACCCGAATAGTCTGGGAATCCCTGGAAAATCCTTCCCAGGGGCGCAATTCTTTTGGAAGACCCGTGAAATCCTTATCACTCATTTCTTTTGCCCTCCGACCCTACAGTCTTGATCCGAGCGATCTGTCTTCTTAAAGACCTGATCTTACCCGGATTCTTCGG from Thermoplasmatales archaeon carries:
- a CDS encoding translation initiation factor; its protein translation is MSDKDFTGLPKELRPWEGFSRDSQTIRVSVDKRRYGKTMTIIEGIDPKSENIKDIAKELKRKVASGGTVKDGKTIELQGDHRDTVKKYLESMGFKIEAV